The segment CGGCCATGCCCTTAGCGTTCTGGCGCACCAAAGCGACTCGGGACTATTCCTGTCGCTCAGTGTCGATCTTGCCCTTGTCCGGCTGGATGTTGCGCAGGCGTTTGGCGCAGCTCTGCGCGCAGAGTTGATGACGGCAACACCCGTCCCCGCACATTCGGCTGTGGGCGAGATTGACATGGAGGCGCTGGCCGCTGATCTCGGGCTCTGAGGCGGTGTCTGCAAATCTATCGCGCGGCGACAGAACCCGTCAGATCCAGAATTGAACTGGCGATGGTGTTTAGAACTTTGGCGGGCGCGTTGCGCGGAAAGAAATGTCCGCCATCAAAAAAATGGTGTCGGAACCCGCTGCCCCGGCTGGCCCACTGGGCCATCGCGGCAGCGGGTATTAGTGGATCGTCGCGTCCCGACAGGGCAATCACCGGGATCGGTAAGCGTGGCGTTTCGGCAGGTTCAAAGGTTTCGACCACGGCGAAATCGGCGCGCAGCACAGGCTCCATCAGATCCCAAAGCTCGGGGTAGATGTCAAACGCCAGGTTTGCGGGGTCATAGCCGCGCAACCGCGCCAAAAGGGTAGGTTTGTCCAGAGTATGCATCAGCACTGAACGCTGAACCGGAGGCGGTATACAAGCGGAGACGACCAGCACGTGCGGCAGCGGCAGGTTTTGCTGCAATCGGCGCAGGCACCAAGCGTAGCTGATCATCCCCCCCATCGAATGTCCAAACAGGACGTGAGGTCGCAGCAGCACTGGCACCAGCTGTTCGTCGAGCCAGTCCAGAAGCGGACCCATACGCGTGAACGGTGCCTCTTTGATCCGACCCTCGCGTCCTGGTGGGCAGACCGGTCGAATCCGCAATCCGGGACTTGGCAGGTTCGTCCATGGATGGAAAAAGGCGGTGCCTCCGCCGGCGAATGGCAGGCAGATTAGGTCGCGCATAGCCGACTCATGGGGTTTTCTGGGAGCGTTCAAGCGCAGGTTCGGTCGGCTGGCGGAGACCACTCAGCTGCTCGACCGGGGAAAAGGTCGACGCGCCTGAGATATCTCCGGTCTCGATATGGCCAGATTCTCCGTCAGGGTTGGCGCGTTCAGTGATGATCTCTCCATCGCCGGTTTCGATAGTGTCAAGAACGACCGGCGCTGGCGAATCATTTGTACTGGTGTCTTGCGGATTCTGCGCGACACTCATGCTCTGGCTGCTTGTGTCCAGGATCAGCGGCAACCCGGTCTCCGAATTGCCGATCACCACCACCTTGGCATTGTTGGATTCGGCAAGCCGCAGCGTCGCTTCGATACCACGCCAGCGCAGGTAGCTTTCCGAAATCGCGGGCGAAACAATCTCTTGGAATTGGCGGATGCCCTCCCCTTCGATCTTCTTGCGGGCACTCTCGAGCTTTTCGGTTTCAACCCGGAATTGGTATTCCTCGACGCGCTGGGCTTGTTGCAGCTTTTGTTCGATTGCCACCTGCAATGCATGTGGCAATCGAACGCTCTTGATCAGCGTGTCTTCGAGCACCACGAGGTTGGGTGTTTCGTTTGCGGTGGTGCGTTTTCCAATCCCGTTGGGATAGTCGTGGGCGACCACGCGACTGTAGATCTCTTTCTGTACCTCGCTGCGGTCAACGCTATAGAGTTTTTCCGCCTCGTGCCGCGAGATGACCTCGCGGGCGACCGATCCGACCACCGGAACCAGCAGCGTCTCAAGGTAGTTGAGGCCGACGTTGGTATTCAGTTCCACAATGTGGTTTTTGACGGCGCGCCAGCGGAATGTCAGCGTGATTTCCATGTGCAGGCCGTCGCCAGATACCACCTCGTAGACCTGATCAAAGGTTTGCAGCCGGATGTCGTAGGTGTAAAATTTGTCCCATGGCAGGATAATATGCACCCCTTCACCGAGCGGGCCGTCCGAGGAGTCCTCGGCGGTCCAGGCCATGCGGTGCCAGACGACGCTGGCATGACCGACAGGCGTCGTGTGGACCATAAGATCCCACAGCAAAATCAAGGCGATAATCGCGATCAGGATTGCAAAGCTCAGGCCGTTTGACAGGCGCCGCAGGCGTTTTTTACTGGTTGGCGTCATCTTGTACCTCAAGGTTCAGATGTCCGGCCGCCATATGAACTCTGCGGTCGCAGCAATCAAAATATTGTTCGTCATGCGTGGCAGCGAGGATCGTTTTGCCTGCATCCCTGAGGCCGGGCAGAATCTCGCGGTAGAACCGCCGCCGCGTCTCGGGGTCCTGGTCGGCAGCCCATTCATCAAGGATCAGGATCTGTCGATCCTCGGCCAGCGCCAGCGCCAGCCCAAGCCGTTTTTTCTGCCCTGTTGACAGCGCGGCGGGGTCGATCGTGCGCAGATCCGGGCCAAACTTGGCGCGTATACCAAGTTCGGTTAACCAGTATTCGAACCGTTTCAATCCGGCCTCATCCAACCCGTAAGGTTCAGGAAAGACGTGAAAATCGGCGAAAACTGTCGAAAACAAATTGCGATAGCTTTGTTGCTGGTACAGCGGAGTCGGGGTGCCGTTCAGCAGGATGTCGCCCGTCCTGCGCGGATACAGACCTGTGAGAACCCGGAGCAGCGTGGTTTTGCCCGATCCATTACCGCCGGTCATAAAGACGATTTCATTTCGGGTCAGAGCCAGGTCGATATCGGTGATGGCGAACCCTTGATCGCCGCCGTGGCGATAACTGAGGTTGGCCAGCTCCAAGGATTGGAACGGATCTGATTCCTCGCTGATGATGTCTTGTTCGCGTCGGGCTGACAGCTCGGCAACGCGGGCTTGGAATGCGTCGATTTCCGTCAGTGCGTATTGCGCTGTTGTCACCTGCTGAAAAGTTTGCACCACCGCGCTGATTGGCCCCAGAAGAAAGATCACCGCAATCATGATGCGTGAGATGTCGCCGGAAGACTCCTGTGATAGCAGCGGCATGACGAACACAACCGACCCGGCCATCAGATATGAGGCCGAGTTGCCGGTGGCCAGCATGCCGGCAAAATGCGCCGCCGCGTTGCTGCGTCCCTGAGCCAGTTTGTCCGACCGGGTCTGTACATCGGTGTGGAAATCGCGGCGCCGTGCGGGGTTGAGGCTTAGTTCCTTGGCTCCGCGCACCAACCCTTCGGTGATTTCGCGGTACGCCTCTTCCGCGCGGGTGGCGCGACGCATGTCGTCCTCAAGCAGGCTGCGGCTGGTTAGAAATCCCGCAACGGTCAAGACGACCACAATTGTGGTCAACAGCGCTGCGAGGGGTGACAGGAACAACAGGTAGGCGAACATGAACAGCAGCAGTACAAGGCCTTCTGCCCCCGCGATGATCGGTACAAGCGTCTGAGACAGCGCCGAATAATGCGCGTCGGCGCCGTCCATGACATTGCGTAGGCCGACGGCCTGGATGTCCTCGAGAGACAAGTTCAGGACATCCTCTGCCGTGGCCAGACGACGATCGTGTAGCGCCATTTCGATGGATTGCGTGGCCTCGCGGATCAGGTAGTTCTGCGCCCAGCGATAGATCACCAGCAACAGCAAAAAGCCAAAGGCCATCAGCCGGGAATAGCCGTGATATTCGACTTCGCGTGCCTCTGCGTTCAGCAGGAACAGCACCACGGTGCCACAGGTCGCTGACAGGATCGCGACGATCCCAAGGTTCAGAAGCCCCGGTCGCCCGATGGAAGACCAGAGCTGGAACAGCCCGAAACCCCGTGCATTCTGCCCGGTCCGGCTGCCTGAGGCCATCAGCCTCAAAAGCCTTTCGCCCAGCCCATCGGGCTGAGCGGTTGTAGACGCCTTTCTGGTCATGCTTTCGACAACTAATGTTTAGGCTGAGTCAGTAGCAGCATGATGGCCACGATCAGCGGCGTGAGGATGATGGCGAAGACAAATGCCCCACCAAATCCCAAGGCACGGTCGCGCCCGAACAGCCCTACAATGGCGCAGAGTCCAAGATAGGTTATGACGACGACCGGATGCATCATTGGCCGGACCTATTTTGCTCTCGCGGACGAGAACTCTTCTTGCAGGTCTTTCTTGATCGCATCAACGCTGAAGTCGAGCATGGATCCGCCGCCTTCAAAGTGGCGCACAAATATCTTGCCGATGGCGTAGGTGGATGCAGCGGCAAAGGTCGCCATGCCTGCACTGCCAATCAGCGTACCGCTGAACGGGATCAGTTTGACTGACGCGCCCAGCAGGCTGGTGCTGACAGCGGCCGGGGCAAGCGTCCCGAGCAGCGATGTGATCACCGCCTTGAGATTCTGTTCGTCTGCGTCCTGACCGTAAGCCGCAGCAATCTTGCGGACCATTTGAATCTGGACTGCACCAATGGCAAGCAGGTCAAGATAGGGCACTGGCACAATGCCACCCGCCGCCGACCATTTCACCGAGGAAGAGATGATTTCGGCAGCTTTCTGATGCCGCATATCGGCTTCGGTTGTCGTTTTTTCGTCGTCTTTCGCAATCGTTGCAGTCGCCATTGTGTCACCTCATGTCGGTTGGAATGAAATCGGACCGAAGGTCAGGCTATGCCCGAAATTCAGCTTTCCGCCGCGTCATTACTACAACAGTTATTCGATACCCAAAGGCCAAAGTCCAACCTTATTTGCCCTGTTCAAAACGTTTCGGCCCGGTTTTTTCGATGTGAAACAACGAAATTTACCAGAAGACATGCGGGATTCGGAAATAGTAAAGAAATGGTTAATTTCTGGGGAAATTTTCCCGTGAGGGGATAGAATATTTGAAAAATATTTTAAGCGTCAGCGCGGCCGGAAATCGTTCGGAACAATCTGCGCCGACCGCGCACAAAACGTCAATACCTGCCCCCGCCACCACGCTGCCCGGACGTATAATGTGCGTTGATGTCCGAGCTGTGAGGCCAAGTCTGGCATCAGCTCAAAATGCAGTATGTCGTCTGTGAGTGCCGTCAATCGCGCCTCGTGAAAGTCGACAAAGCGCCTCACGGTTGGATAAACCGCCTTGAACAACGCCTCCTTGGCCGAAAACAGCAGCGTGAACCCCGCCTCAGACCAAGGCGTGTTGACAAGAAGCGCCAGTTCGTCGGGATGAACAATCCGAGGGCCAAGGCCGAGGCTGTCGTCCGGCGCGACCGGGGCTTCGACGTCGATGCCAAGACCAGAAAATTGCTGCGACGCCCCGACGACACATATGACGAATCCGCTGTTGTGCGTGAGACTGCCTATGACGCCAGACGGCCAGATTGGTGCCCGGTCTGGCCCAAGTAATGGCCAGTCCACTGTGCTGCTGTCAAACACTGGCGGAGTGGGGCGCAATTGCCGGATTGCATAACGCGCACAGGTCCGCCCCGCCCGGTATTCGCCCTGACGCTTGGCGACTGCCCGCCCCAGCACTGGGGGCAGGGAAATTCCCAGCGTCGCCATATCGCTGCCATCCAGTGTCATCCAGCGGGCGGATAATCCGGCGTCGTCAAGCCATGTCGGCAGCGCTGCGACTGTATCGTCAGTGGAGAGCGGCCCGGCATTCATTGGTTCCGCCACCCGGACACAAGCCTACAAGCGACCCTGGCTGGCGCGTTTTGAAGAAGAGCGGTCTGTTGGGGGTCAAATTGGCGCATCATGGCACGAGCCTACAAACCCTTGAGGCCGGATGAAAGATGCCGATCACGCAGCAGGCGCGGATATGGTCAATCCAGGAACGCCTTTTCCACGACAAACTGCGCCGGGGCCGAATTTGCGCCCTCTTGCAGGCCAGCCGCCTCGCACAGCCCCATTATGTCCTTGTTCAGTGCCAGATTTCCGCAAACCATCACGCGGTCAGTGTCGGCCGACCAGTGCGGCAGGCCAAGGCTGTCAAACACCTGACCCGAGCGGATGTGATCGCTGATCCGGCCTTCGTGCGCCGACGGCTCGCGCGTGGTGGTGGGGTAGTAGTGCAGCTTGTCCGCGACCAATTCGCCGATCAGGGGATCGTCGGGCAGGGCCGCGACGATTTCTGCGCCATAGGTCAGCTCGGCTTTGGTGCGGCAGGTATGGGCAAGAATGACGTGATCGTACCGCTCCCAAGTCTCGGGGTCGCGCAAAAGCGAGGCAAAGGGCGCAACACCTGTGCCGGTGCAAACCAGCCACAGCCGTTTTCCCGGCAGCAATGCATCATGCACCAGCGTGCCCACAGGTTTCGGGCGCAGCACAATTTCGTCCCCCGCGACGATCTTTTGCAGGCGTGACGTTAGCGGTCCGTCCGGCACCTTGATCGAATAGAACTCCAACTCGTCATCCCAGGACGGTGAGGCAATGGAATAGGCGCGCAACAGCGGTTTCCCGTCCTCCTTGAGCAATCCGATCATCACGAATTCGCCAGAGCGGAACCGCAGCGACGCGGGGCGCGTCACGCGAAACGAAAACAGGGTGTCGGTCCAGTGACGAACCGAGGTGACGGTCTGCGCATCTGGCAGGGTCTTGGTGGCGGGTTTGGTCTGAACATTCATCGGGTGGGTCCTATCAGGCGGCTTCGGCGGCGGGCTTGTCAGAAAAGAGCGTGTCCAGCTTGTCAGGCTGTCCGTCCAGGGCGTCCGCTTCGGGCAGCGGTTCTTTCGCGTCAACGATCACGGGCCAGAGGGCGGCATATTTTGCATTGAAGGCGACCCATTTTTCCATGCCGTCCTCGGTATCGGCACGGATGGCATCCGCCGGGCATTCCGGTTCGCACACACCACAGTCGATGCATTCATCCGGGTCGATCACCAGCATGTTTTCGCCCTCGTAAAAGCAGTCCACCGGGCAGACTGACACGCAGTCGGTGTATTTGCAGCCAATGCAGTTGTCGGTCACGACATAGGTCATCTTTTTAGCGTCCTTTCCTGTTTGAGGCTGAGTGTGCTGCGCTGCGGCGCGCCTGTCCGTCAATAAATTGCTATTGTCGGATTCTGCGGAGCGGCATCCTGGTGGCAACCGAAGACAAGACCACAGGAAGCTTTGAAATGATCAACACATTGGCCGCAACCCCCGACAGCCGCGCCCTGACCGTGACATGGGACAGCGGTGAGGAATCAACTCTCTCGGCTGAAATTCTGCGCCGCGAGGCGCGTGACGCCTATTCGATCCGCGAACGGGTGGATCACGGTGTGGTGCGCGTCCTTCCGGGGATAGCGATCACTGCGCTGGTTCAGGTTGGGCATGGCGGCGTGAACGTCCATTTTTCAGACGGCCATGACCGCGCGATCTATCCATTCGAGTATCTGCGCGAACTCGTCGACCGCTTTGACAACTAATTGACAGAGGTCATGCCGCGCTGCGGCGCAGGCTGATTCCAGCAACCTAAAGGAAGCCGAAAATGGACGAGATACTGGACGGACTGACGCAGATCGACTGCGACATCCTCGTGATCGGAGGCGGGACCGCCGGCCCGATGGCCGCGCTCAAGGCTAAGAAAAAGAACCCCAAAGCCAATGTTGTTCTGCTCGACAAGGCGAATGTAAAACGCTCGGGCGCGATCTCGATGGGGATGGACGGGCTGAACAATTCGGTCATCCCCGGCTATGCCACGCCCGAGCAGTACACCAAGGAAATCACCATCGCCAATGACGGCATCTGTGATCAGGCCGCGGTCTATCGCTATGCCGAGGAATGCTACGGCATCATCCAGGAACTCGACAGCTTTGGCATCCGGTTTCAAAAGGATCAGAACGGCGAATACGACGTCAAAAAGGTGCACCATATCGGCACCTACGTCCTGCCGATGCCCAACGGCGACACCGTGAAAAAGGCGCTGTACCGCCAGTTGCGCAAGGCGCGCATCAACATCGTCAACCGCTATATGGCAACCCGCCTGCTGACTGGCGAAGGCCGCGTCGCCGGTGCGATCTGCGTCAACACCCGCACGGCTGAATTCCTTGTGGTGCGCGCCAAGGCGGTGATCATGGGGTTGGGGGCGGCGGGGCGTCTGGGCCTGCCGACCAGCGGCTACCTTTATGGCACCTACGAGAACGCCAGCAATTCGGGCGAAGGCTATGCAATGGCGTATCACGCCGGTGCGGGCCTTGCGAACCTCGAATGCTATCAGATCAATCCGCTGATCAAGGATTACAACGGTCCCGCCTGCGCCTATGTGGCCGGTCCGCTGGGCGGATATACCGCCAACGCGGCGGGCGAACGGTTCATAGAATGCGACTACTGGTCCGGCCAGATGATGCAGGAATTCTTTGACGAACTTCAGGGCGGCAAGGGGCCGGTGTTCCTGAAACTCAACCACCTGGCCGAGGAAACCGTGGCCGAGATCGAGCGCGTGCTACACATCGTAGAACGGCCTACGCGCGGGCATTTCCACGCCGGGCGCGGCACGGATTACCGCAAGACGATGATCGAGATGCATATCTCGGAAATCGGATTTTGCTCGGGTCATTCGGCCAGCGGTGTCTTTGTTGACGAAAACGCCCGCACCACGATCAAGGGTCTTTATGCGGCCGGCGACATGGCGAACGTGCCGCACAACTACATGCTGGGCGCCTTTACCCACGGTGCCTTTGCTGGTGAGGATGCCGCCGACTATATCAAAGACATGGATTTTGCCGAATTCGACCACGCCGAGGTCGAGGCCGAGCGCATCCGCGTCATGGCCCCGACCAAGCGCGACGACGGCATCCCCCCCAACCAGATCGAATACAAGACCCGCCGTCTGGTGAACGACTACCTTCAGCCTCCCAAGGTCACGGCCAAGATGCAGCTGGCGCAGAAACGCTTTGCCGAGGTGCGCGAGGATATGGAGCAGGGGATGTATGTCCGCGATGCCCATGAACTCATGCGCTCGCTTGAGGCGTCGACGATTCTGGACTGTGCGGACATGGCCGCCGCGGCATCGCTCTATCGCACCGAAAGCCGCTGGGGGTTGTATCACAACCGGGTGGAGTATGAGCGCGACGACGAAAACTGGTTCTGCCACACGATCCTAACCAAGGGGGCCGATGGCCAGCCCGCGCACGCCAAGAAGGCGGTGCAGCCCTACGTCGTCGACATCGCGGACGAGGAGAAGGACGCCTATTACAACCAGCGCGTCGATCCCTCGGTCGCAGCAGAATAAGGAGAGATTTCATGCCCCTGGCCCAAACCGCTACAACCGTTCCCGTCGTCGTCAACAAGGATCTGTGCATCGCTGACAAAGGCTGCACCGTCTGCGTTGACGTCTGTCCGCTGGACGTGCTGCGCATCGCCGTGACCGATGACGGGACCAAGACAGCCTACATGAAGT is part of the Puniceibacterium sp. IMCC21224 genome and harbors:
- a CDS encoding thioesterase II family protein, whose protein sequence is MRDLICLPFAGGGTAFFHPWTNLPSPGLRIRPVCPPGREGRIKEAPFTRMGPLLDWLDEQLVPVLLRPHVLFGHSMGGMISYAWCLRRLQQNLPLPHVLVVSACIPPPVQRSVLMHTLDKPTLLARLRGYDPANLAFDIYPELWDLMEPVLRADFAVVETFEPAETPRLPIPVIALSGRDDPLIPAAAMAQWASRGSGFRHHFFDGGHFFPRNAPAKVLNTIASSILDLTGSVAAR
- a CDS encoding prohibitin family protein, coding for MTPTSKKRLRRLSNGLSFAILIAIIALILLWDLMVHTTPVGHASVVWHRMAWTAEDSSDGPLGEGVHIILPWDKFYTYDIRLQTFDQVYEVVSGDGLHMEITLTFRWRAVKNHIVELNTNVGLNYLETLLVPVVGSVAREVISRHEAEKLYSVDRSEVQKEIYSRVVAHDYPNGIGKRTTANETPNLVVLEDTLIKSVRLPHALQVAIEQKLQQAQRVEEYQFRVETEKLESARKKIEGEGIRQFQEIVSPAISESYLRWRGIEATLRLAESNNAKVVVIGNSETGLPLILDTSSQSMSVAQNPQDTSTNDSPAPVVLDTIETGDGEIITERANPDGESGHIETGDISGASTFSPVEQLSGLRQPTEPALERSQKTP
- a CDS encoding ATP-binding cassette domain-containing protein; translation: MASGSRTGQNARGFGLFQLWSSIGRPGLLNLGIVAILSATCGTVVLFLLNAEAREVEYHGYSRLMAFGFLLLLVIYRWAQNYLIREATQSIEMALHDRRLATAEDVLNLSLEDIQAVGLRNVMDGADAHYSALSQTLVPIIAGAEGLVLLLFMFAYLLFLSPLAALLTTIVVVLTVAGFLTSRSLLEDDMRRATRAEEAYREITEGLVRGAKELSLNPARRRDFHTDVQTRSDKLAQGRSNAAAHFAGMLATGNSASYLMAGSVVFVMPLLSQESSGDISRIMIAVIFLLGPISAVVQTFQQVTTAQYALTEIDAFQARVAELSARREQDIISEESDPFQSLELANLSYRHGGDQGFAITDIDLALTRNEIVFMTGGNGSGKTTLLRVLTGLYPRRTGDILLNGTPTPLYQQQSYRNLFSTVFADFHVFPEPYGLDEAGLKRFEYWLTELGIRAKFGPDLRTIDPAALSTGQKKRLGLALALAEDRQILILDEWAADQDPETRRRFYREILPGLRDAGKTILAATHDEQYFDCCDRRVHMAAGHLNLEVQDDANQ
- a CDS encoding YcjF family protein, translating into MATATIAKDDEKTTTEADMRHQKAAEIISSSVKWSAAGGIVPVPYLDLLAIGAVQIQMVRKIAAAYGQDADEQNLKAVITSLLGTLAPAAVSTSLLGASVKLIPFSGTLIGSAGMATFAAASTYAIGKIFVRHFEGGGSMLDFSVDAIKKDLQEEFSSARAK
- a CDS encoding 4'-phosphopantetheinyl transferase, whose translation is MAEPMNAGPLSTDDTVAALPTWLDDAGLSARWMTLDGSDMATLGISLPPVLGRAVAKRQGEYRAGRTCARYAIRQLRPTPPVFDSSTVDWPLLGPDRAPIWPSGVIGSLTHNSGFVICVVGASQQFSGLGIDVEAPVAPDDSLGLGPRIVHPDELALLVNTPWSEAGFTLLFSAKEALFKAVYPTVRRFVDFHEARLTALTDDILHFELMPDLASQLGHQRTLYVRAAWWRGQVLTFCARSAQIVPNDFRPR
- a CDS encoding ferredoxin--NADP reductase, with product MNVQTKPATKTLPDAQTVTSVRHWTDTLFSFRVTRPASLRFRSGEFVMIGLLKEDGKPLLRAYSIASPSWDDELEFYSIKVPDGPLTSRLQKIVAGDEIVLRPKPVGTLVHDALLPGKRLWLVCTGTGVAPFASLLRDPETWERYDHVILAHTCRTKAELTYGAEIVAALPDDPLIGELVADKLHYYPTTTREPSAHEGRISDHIRSGQVFDSLGLPHWSADTDRVMVCGNLALNKDIMGLCEAAGLQEGANSAPAQFVVEKAFLD
- the fdxA gene encoding ferredoxin FdxA, which gives rise to MTYVVTDNCIGCKYTDCVSVCPVDCFYEGENMLVIDPDECIDCGVCEPECPADAIRADTEDGMEKWVAFNAKYAALWPVIVDAKEPLPEADALDGQPDKLDTLFSDKPAAEAA
- a CDS encoding DUF971 domain-containing protein; translation: MINTLAATPDSRALTVTWDSGEESTLSAEILRREARDAYSIRERVDHGVVRVLPGIAITALVQVGHGGVNVHFSDGHDRAIYPFEYLRELVDRFDN
- a CDS encoding fumarate reductase/succinate dehydrogenase flavoprotein subunit; the protein is MDEILDGLTQIDCDILVIGGGTAGPMAALKAKKKNPKANVVLLDKANVKRSGAISMGMDGLNNSVIPGYATPEQYTKEITIANDGICDQAAVYRYAEECYGIIQELDSFGIRFQKDQNGEYDVKKVHHIGTYVLPMPNGDTVKKALYRQLRKARINIVNRYMATRLLTGEGRVAGAICVNTRTAEFLVVRAKAVIMGLGAAGRLGLPTSGYLYGTYENASNSGEGYAMAYHAGAGLANLECYQINPLIKDYNGPACAYVAGPLGGYTANAAGERFIECDYWSGQMMQEFFDELQGGKGPVFLKLNHLAEETVAEIERVLHIVERPTRGHFHAGRGTDYRKTMIEMHISEIGFCSGHSASGVFVDENARTTIKGLYAAGDMANVPHNYMLGAFTHGAFAGEDAADYIKDMDFAEFDHAEVEAERIRVMAPTKRDDGIPPNQIEYKTRRLVNDYLQPPKVTAKMQLAQKRFAEVREDMEQGMYVRDAHELMRSLEASTILDCADMAAAASLYRTESRWGLYHNRVEYERDDENWFCHTILTKGADGQPAHAKKAVQPYVVDIADEEKDAYYNQRVDPSVAAE
- a CDS encoding ferredoxin family protein, whose amino-acid sequence is MPLAQTATTVPVVVNKDLCIADKGCTVCVDVCPLDVLRIAVTDDGTKTAYMKYDECWYCMPCEADCPTGAVTVNLPYLLK